The DNA segment AAGAAACAAACTTTATAACAAAATTCAGTGATGGTAGGGCCTCTAGTGaatccgctcgggtaggtacggTCAACCTATCTATttttatcgtgaagcagtaatgtgtttcgtttTGAAGAGTGCAGCCGTTCTagtgtaaaactgagacttaacttttaagtagtttttttttttttttttttttttttttttttcgggccgggggccgaacctcctacgaggtccccgcgcctagggggcgcgcggggtatgtgagactcaacgatctgcaggtgttgagagcagatcgcgggcccaaggattttagggcccacccactaaacgactcccctgcactcttacacccgacgtccgatctccgtccggggtcagaacccgttcagagtaggggggttcccgcggtcaacactacaaccagacacgcggcgccaccccgaggacgcccgaccgacgggtcgtcgaggcgatagtcgacgaccaacgacgtcggtctccgcggtacggcggccctaccaggccgcccgggcggtgccgctggtgttccgggataccccgctgggccagaaccagcctgccgggtcggaacgcgatacaccgccgaccgggttgctcttcaacagtatgttcggcgacgacagcgacgacgaaaatgcggaccgcatcgcagtccgcagccgccgacgcgccgtcccgtcctcctggtgccagcgcgctagagtgacggtagcgtgcggcgcagcctcaacccccttaggtcgccccgtgaccatcaccgggaggagactgcctcctcataggggctggagctggacaaacgccctcctccgacccccggctcgacggcggcggcacggcgccgagagggaagaagagctctccctctcccgttccgccgcctccttctgcgagatggtgtactcgcagaagtcgagcatcgcctgccaggactcgtcactgccgagcatcgtagccacgacggtcggaagcgacaagtccggtcctatttttgcaacgaggacgcggcgctgctccgcgaaagcggtgcagtacgcgagcgtgtgctccgccgtgtcctcgttgcagccactgcagtggtggcacttcggcgtcggctccctccgggcgacgaggtgtaggtagcgaccgaaacagccgtgtcccgtgagcacctgcgtcgctcggaaggtgagacgtcctcggtcgcgattcacccagtccgagaggaccgggcggatcgcctcgacggtccgtcgcccgtaggcggggtccgccaggcggcgagaccacgcctcgagcacggcacgccgagattgaagcttccgcgctcgaacttccgccgcgccgggacgcggctcccccctggagcggagatcgcatcgccacgcgtaatccgcagcgagcgcctccgcttccaggtcccagggaggcgtcccagctagcacgcacgccgcctcgaacgagacggtacggtatccacgaaccgccctgaccgcaatcgcgcgttgcggacgtcgcaacgccgcaacgttgtcgcgggtcagggcgtggcaccacacgggagccccgtacagtgccatcgaccgcaccacccccgtgtagaggcggcgcaccaccacgtcaggccccccgacgttcggcaacagccgactcagcgagccggcggccgccatcagtcggggacctaatctttcaaagtgagcgcgaaagctccaacgaccgtccagtaagagaccgaggtaccgcaacccggttgcctcgatctcgacgcgaacgcctccgatcacgaggtgggccccctgaggcggcgctctccgggccccgtgaaacaacagggcctgggatttatcaagcgccacctccagacccaaccgtcggatcctgccgatgacgaaggccacccccgcgcaggaaagacgggcagactctcgcaagtccctcccccgggccacgaccaaagtgtcgtccgcgtagcaaactacgctcagacccgggagaggagtgcTTAGGGTGCCACgcaagacccagtcgtagccgatgttccacaagagagggccaaggaccgacccctgtggaacaccgcgctggacggggaagcggagcaccgtcccaccgtgcccggtgcacacgaccgacctatcctcgaggtaggacccgatcagccgacggagatacgcagggacgccgtgatactgcagcgcccccgcgatcaccgaccagggcagggtgttgaacgcattggcgatgtccagggacaccgccagtgcaaccccgccccggctgacagcctcatcagagagggcgcgcacgcgcatcaccgcgtcaatggtcgagcggccctccctgaatccgaactgctccgctgacagatcaggacccactcccgtcaggtgctggacgatgcgggcggccaccactcgctcgagcagttttcccgcctcgtccagcaacacgatgggacgataccccgcaggtgagtccgcagggcgtccctccttccttagcagaacaagtctgcccgtcttccactgctttggaaaccgccccgactcgaggcaggcttcaaagagccgcacgagccggtccccaagggcaccgaaggccaaatcccaaacccgaccgtgaacaccgtcagggccgggggccgcgtctttcctccgcatcctcgagACGGCCGCACGCATCTCCTGCTCCGAtatgctcggagggaccacctcagcaggggcatcaccgctcgCGTCAAGGCGTGGCGGCACGCCCATgaaggggggctcaaagtccctctccatccgcgggaatagcccggagacaatatcccgcagctgctgaggctggagacgctccgtcaccgggagcgcccacggtcgcaatttcttgcgtaccgtctggtacgggcgcccccagggatcctgatcgagcgtctccaggagcgtcttcatgctctgaacTTTTAAGTAGTAACTTAAGTAATTAAGTactaattaagtattttaagttAATTCTAGCCTATTCAAGTTTAATTTAGCCATTGACTTCCGCAACTAATTAAAAGTTGAATTAGTTACTAATTCGTAATACTTTAATTTCAGAATAATACCCTTCGTAGCAGCAGATGCCGTGGTGGATGATGAAACTTCTAAAGCAACCTTAACGTATCCAATTTTAGAAAGAGAAGATAAGTTTCCTGTTTATTACCCAACAAGTGACACCAAAGACACTTTATTTGCTACAAGAAGAGAAGATGTCTATCCTCCGAAATATCCTGTGTTTATATCCAACAAAGGAGCAGAGTACCCTAGTTTGCTACCCGAAATCAACTTATCAAATTCTGCATTTGGGAGCAGCAGTAATGACCTCGAATATACTGTACCGACTGCCCTGGACGATCAGGCTAATGTGCCTAAAGTCATGACGGCTAAACCTTCAAGTGAACCTTCCAAATACGAAGTGGACACTCCTGCTATCAGTTTGTTTTCGCCACCCGCAGAAACTGAAGGTAAAATATGCTTTTAAATATGCTATATCTAATTAATACACATACAACAGAGTGATATGTGAACCCAAAGTTCCAAAGTGGACCAATtgctaaaaaaatatgaacgatATCTGAAGTAAGCGGATGTACCGATTATTTTGGACTCTGCATCTACCAGTTTTTAGATAAATTGCAAGTTATTCTGACAAAAATGCTGAAGAAATTTCACAAAGTTAATTTTTCATCTGGAAAACCGTTGTTCgaaatgtaattatatattatgtaggctatttataaacttaaaaccagtCTTTTTTGTCTATGTCTCTTTTTCTCCTctcaaattgttttaatttattttaaaggggGATTTGTACCGAAAGATCCTGAAGATATCGACAAGTACTACGCAGTGTATCCTAGTCCAGCGCCGGGGCCGTCCATTCCACATTTGACCACCTCGATGCAATTAGATGTTGCCAAaggtaaaattgtaaataaaccaGGTCACGAATCATTAATGTGTTCTAGCTTAAGGAAGCTGAGGCCTTATGTTTCTAAATTGGCAGTTGTATCTGTGGATTCTTGTTATTGTGCTTGCAGTCTGTACTCGACTCTCTaacagtaaaattatttaaatgctCCCATCACGTATGTCGTTATATCTGAGTGGTAGTGgagagatatatatataaatcagaTAGATATATACTTATGATCTATATAGATATATACTcagatatatataaattatactgTACTTGTTTATATTTCAGAGTGTATAACCAGTGACGGTCGACGTGTGAAAGATGGTCATAAAACATCAGTGTGGTGCTCAAACTGTGCCTGTCAGGATAGAGAGTTGAGATGCATTCCACGGGACTGCTCTGTACCCAGTGGGTGTAACCGTCTACCTATTACTTCAGAAGCTAAAGACTTGTGCTGTGGCGATTTAGTCTGTAACTCGGGTAAGTTAGTGAAGAGAGTACATACTTAACGGTACGCAGAATTTTGTTTGTGACCTAACAATGACATTTACGATTTACCACAAAGGCATAACCATTCCTGTGTTTGTAAGCCAGTAACTTTTCCATGAATGAAAACTAAATTCAGATAAAGTACTTTTTTATGttgtgtaaaaatattaaaatgtattttaaatttcagtgGAATCTACAACAACTCCTACCGCAATAACAACGGAAAATCAAATAGTTGATGATACAAGAGTTAAGGTAGAAAAGTTCtcgataaaacaaaaaaatgattcACAATCTCAAACTGACAATCAACATGAACTCAAAACAGAACAGAATATTAAACCTGTCGAAGTTAATTCCGTTAAGGATGTAACTGATGGGATATTTACTGCAACACTGCCACCACCGACAGTCACTGCTGCAGAAATAATTACAACACCAGTTTTTGTCACTGAAAAGATACAACCCAATGAAACCAATTCTAATGAGTATGAAGATGATGAAGACGATTCCTCGTTTGGAAGTTTACTTCAGTTGCTATTAAGTGGCGAAATCGAATCCACTACAGCGAAACCTAAAACCACCATGAAAACCAGTACTACCACGAGTACTGCAAGACCATATCGACCCACTTTAAAGCCATTCATTCCCTTACCGCCTCGTCCCTACATTCCACCATATAAAGCGTCAGTAAACAGAATAGACCACTTAGTCTTAGGGGAAGCTACAGCTATACACACCACCCCAAGGTCCGAGCTCAAAACGAATAGACCTGAAATCACAAGATCACCAGCCGTCACCGAGAAAGACAAGCTATCGGTACAGTATACTTCGGTGACGCACGAAGGACCCAGACCACCAAATCTTGGTTTGGGAGGAGGAATCTTGAAGATATCAGGCTGTAATATTTACGGAAAAATGTATGGCGTGGGACATTTTGTTCCTGAACTAACAACAAAATGCCAAGAGTGCTGGTGTGCTGATTATGGAGTACAGTGCAAGTCTAAAGGATGTTAGATGTTTTAGTTAAACGGGTATTATGAATTTCAACTGCTAACTGAGCTAATTCAACAGCTTCTAATTCAAACATCAAACAAGGATCGGTTGTAACAATACGGCCTACTGTGATGTGCTTGAACAGATTCATTTTAGTGTAGTGTTAATAATTATATGTTGCTAGAATACGGAtaatttatattgattttattgtatagagCGTTGGAAAAGGTTTTTGACGAGTTCTAGTTATGattataaaaactttttctGTATAATCAGACTATAAACGTAACCTCATTCGCTGTGAAACAAGTTTTAAATTCAAGTTGTACCACAACTTCCTATTGTAATAAATCGGTCATTGATCTCAGAAAATCATGACACTAAAGTAAAATTTCATAGGATAACCAAAACTTAaggatttttatatataattataaaagatAAGTCTATGTCGGTATTGTTAAAGGTTCTTTATATTTCCTTCTATCCAGCCTTCTAAATGTAATGGACATAAAAGGCTAAGGACGAGCGCCTTGGAAGCAAATTTCGATTCAAGCCGTTGTGATGCGTAGCTGAGAATACATACCGAGCTTGTTAGCCATCTGTCTTAGATTTTGGTAGTTTAATGAGGTATAAACTTGTGTGACCGGACTGTCAGTGTGATGTGGCTCCTTAATAACAATACTTAATTAGTAAGGATAGGACAGCGTTTGttgaaacataattaaaagaaaCTCGTCCCAAACCAAAGGCCGGTGGTAGACTAATTATTGAAAAGATAAATCCAAATGATTAATCGTCAGCTAATAAATTTACCTGGTAACGCTATTAGAAATAAGCTGGGTCGAGTCGCACGTactgttgtttgtttttctattccatttatGTATATGTTGACTTCAACAAAAGACTGAGCTGGGGGATACCATGAAGGGGTCTCTGAATAATTCAGAGACCCTTCATGGCATTTGCTGAGCGAAAGAGTCCTTAAAACTAGAAACAACAGTAACAAGTTCTTAAAAAGTTCCCTACAGCAGGCATCGGCTAGACTATACCTCTGAAGTTGCTAATGGTTTTGACAGTGACAGAGGCTAATATATCACTTAGCCCATATTTGGGACTGCCTTCAGAacgaatgaaaaatattatattctgtaaaataaaataaattgttcgACTCTTTACGTTTTTGGAAAATATATCTGATTTAGTATCAATCGATTGATGCTGTGCAGGTGTTCTCAGGTTGGATTACGGGATCACGAAATATGACCAGACTATTACTATTTATTCTTAGTCTAGTTAATGAATatcgttttgtttttgtgtatgTTGAGTAACACAGTTTTCAATGTTCTACTACAagagaaaatattttacaaCCTATATATGTACATGGGTTTCGAGAACTTTAAAACAACGTGCGTTaagttaatatattttgatacaaaacttATGAATAGATTATATAAATTGAAATCTCGAAGATCGGCGGCTTGAAGTGGAACCAGCAGCGGACGCGCCCGTGTTCCCTGGAGACCGGAGACTCCACGCGCTACCTACTCTTTAAGCGGAGTGAAATacacaatatatttttgtattctgCTAAGAGAAGACtctttataaataatatcacAGTATTTATTCATATCATAAAAATTAGgttaattatttgttaattaagaaaaatacaaatttagtgaaattttatttttgggtTTGTCGTTAAAGATACTTCCCGTGATCGACATCCTCCTAATTAAACAGAGGAGTACCAACAAAATAAGATAAAAGTTATCATCGTCATGTTCCAGATTAGTAGAAAGGCAATTATAGCTTTTAAATGGCAAACCCATACAAAAAAACCTTATAAGCCGGTATCAGCTCCGAGGCCAGATCTCAGTTGCTGATACGTACACTTACAATCAAATCTAACTTTagattacaaataaatacaaaagatTAAATTTGGTACTTCATATTTTAAttcaacaaaatgaaaacaattaattGACGTCATTTACAATCAAATTATGTAAAAGATTCCGAGCATCCTCAAATTCCACTGAAATAACAAGTAAATGTTTTAATTCATAACAACACTTCGATTTCACGGAAATCAATACTTAAATACCTATTTAGTTATTTCCTTATCACGTAGTTCGTACAAAAATTGGTAACTACTACCCGTATAGGCCAATATGTGTATAAAAATTGATAATTCgctcatactttttttttttttttttttttttttattgctcttgtaggcagacgagcatacggcccacctgatggtgagtggttaccgtcgcccatggacttcagcaatgccaggggcagagccaagccgctgcctaccgcttaatactctccacaagcctcgtttgaagaaggacatactTTATTGACAGTGAAATTAATGTTCAAAGCTCTCAATCTCAAGTCAATAGCTTTATGACATTACAATTCTATCACCGCCAACGAAGCTAGTAGACCACCATGACACCAACATAGTGAGGCCTCGTGAACACGTTGTTCATTACATTGAAAACAtcatttaatgttaattaatcgTTCAAATATTTGTACAAAATCTTATAactaaatattcaattttttttgttttaa comes from the Bombyx mori chromosome 10, ASM3026992v2 genome and includes:
- the LOC101735404 gene encoding uncharacterized protein LOC101735404 isoform X2; translation: MSFPVVTVALASLLAACSGSSLPADCLYGGRWFSDGGEVDTREACLQCICSSGALTCRRRACAPLPDPPPRKCHAVYRKGSCCPELQCPDGVAIVDHSGAARSEDNLKEDFLPPTNVFPACVEGGTVYAAGSALRPTAACESCFCLQAERRCLRPKCLPPPPGCKPQPASGACCPQRYYCQHAYSPHKNSTHDCQVKGAWVPEGQRVKKSEENSCSQCFCLRGAVRCHTVQCAPPLRGCTPFVVPGECCPRHYHCEHGQEHRIVTYSYKAPNSLLGSGDNEDRSFHDMKTIGLESTTGSIITKINTPSTVITNDLVATTKVKRKTDEISNLQSAKPDNSTSTVTPEKVTTTDQMQTDVTTEKSVEQSEGTVKIMVNGTINCTAELSSTKIPYNTTLNETNIFDVQPRIPIVNTDDFEPQTYPPNDIITDRTLGFDESETFTINVTSSLVTNTSQTKPPIVSASKPIPNDMVDAANTSKKTKGDYDYDYTEPTLPPSLPNLKIIPFVAADAVVDDETSKATLTYPILEREDKFPVYYPTSDTKDTLFATRREDVYPPKYPVFISNKGAEYPSLLPEINLSNSAFGSSSNDLEYTVPTALDDQANVPKVMTAKPSSEPSKYEVDTPAISLFSPPAETEGGFVPKDPEDIDKYYAVYPSPAPGPSIPHLTTSMQLDVAKECITSDGRRVKDGHKTSVWCSNCACQDRELRCIPRDCSVPSGCNRLPITSEAKDLCCGDLVCNSVESTTTPTAITTENQIVDDTRVKVEKFSIKQKNDSQSQTDNQHELKTEQNIKPVEVNSVKDVTDGIFTATLPPPTVTAAEIITTPVFVTEKIQPNETNSNEYEDDEDDSSFGSLLQLLLSGEIESTTAKPKTTMKTSTTTSTARPYRPTLKPFIPLPPRPYIPPYKASVNRIDHLVLGEATAIHTTPRSELKTNRPEITRSPAVTEKDKLSVQYTSVTHEGPRPPNLGLGGGILKISGCNIYGKMYGVGHFVPELTTKCQECWCADYGVQCKSKGC